From bacterium, the proteins below share one genomic window:
- a CDS encoding TMEM165/GDT1 family protein, with product WKLLLSSFLMIFIAELGDKTQLATFTLAAESKSPWLVFLGCGSALLLTTFLAVFFGDLITRFIPMHIMKYLAGIVFIGFGIMMFFGK from the coding sequence TGGAAATTATTGTTGAGTTCGTTTCTGATGATATTTATTGCCGAGTTGGGAGATAAAACGCAATTAGCGACATTTACCTTAGCTGCGGAATCGAAATCGCCATGGTTAGTTTTCCTCGGTTGTGGAAGTGCGTTACTCTTAACCACGTTTCTCGCTGTTTTTTTCGGGGATTTAATCACGCGATTTATTCCAATGCATATCATGAAATATCTCGCTGGAATCGTGTTTATCGGGTTCGGGATAATGATGTTTTTCGGGAAGTAA
- a CDS encoding ferritin family protein, whose amino-acid sequence MDKHPVQQFIVRTLIKHALFFEEQSATFYQQAANRLKTEPKKKLLLSLAEEELQHQVKLNQILAGNFHEIFEVTLPQEKLDLAIDSKKLHQPIDDTWSEPQILELAVMREKASYDFYYLLAQKTKIKTAKQVFRYLAQQEQSHIAKLETELKNTVG is encoded by the coding sequence ATGGACAAACATCCGGTACAACAATTTATCGTTCGAACGTTAATCAAACATGCGCTATTTTTTGAAGAACAATCGGCTACGTTTTACCAGCAGGCAGCGAACCGGCTAAAAACGGAACCGAAAAAGAAACTATTACTTTCCCTAGCAGAAGAAGAGCTTCAGCATCAGGTTAAACTCAACCAAATCCTCGCTGGTAATTTCCATGAAATATTCGAAGTTACCCTACCGCAAGAGAAACTCGATTTAGCGATTGACTCCAAAAAACTGCATCAGCCGATTGATGATACCTGGTCGGAACCGCAGATACTTGAACTTGCGGTAATGCGCGAAAAAGCATCGTATGATTTCTATTATCTTCTAGCGCAGAAAACGAAAATCAAAACCGCTAAACAGGTTTTCCGCTATCTCGCGCAACAGGAACAATCGCATATCGCTAAACTGGAAACTGAACTGAAGAACACCGTCGGGTAA
- the purB gene encoding adenylosuccinate lyase, producing MIDRYTLPAMRELWSEQNKFQSYLEIELLVCKAWAELGEIPKPDLENIIAKSKFDINRINEIEQKVKHDVIAFVSAVAENVGPSGRYIHLGMTSSDLLDTSLAVRMRQAADLILAELHRLEKVLLDKAKEYKDTVMIGRTHGVHAEPITLGLKFALWLMETKRNIARMTRAKEVISYGKISGAVGTYAHLPTFIEEYVCRELGLQPAEVANQIIQRDRHAEYLTMLALTAALLEKIALEIRHLQRTEVLECEEPFAKGQKGSSAMPHKRNPVTCEQICGLARLVRSNALAAIENIALWHERDISHSSVERVIIPDSTTLVHYMLVKMIDVLTNLVVHKENIAANLNLTYGVIFSQQVLLALTKKGISREQAYQLVQEHAMKAWGEKIEFKSLLLADERVKQYLTAEEISACFDLSKYTQNIDYIYKKAGIN from the coding sequence ATGATTGACCGATATACTTTACCCGCAATGCGGGAGTTATGGAGTGAACAGAATAAGTTCCAGAGTTATTTAGAAATCGAGTTGCTCGTTTGTAAAGCGTGGGCGGAACTCGGCGAAATCCCAAAACCAGATTTAGAGAATATCATCGCGAAATCGAAGTTTGATATCAATCGAATTAATGAAATTGAACAGAAGGTTAAACATGATGTGATAGCATTCGTCAGTGCAGTAGCAGAAAACGTCGGTCCGTCCGGACGGTATATCCATCTCGGGATGACGTCTTCGGATTTGCTTGATACCTCACTAGCGGTTCGGATGCGACAAGCGGCGGATTTAATTCTTGCGGAACTGCATCGGCTAGAAAAGGTTCTGTTGGATAAGGCAAAAGAATATAAAGATACGGTTATGATTGGTCGAACCCATGGTGTCCATGCGGAACCGATAACGCTCGGATTAAAATTTGCACTCTGGCTGATGGAAACGAAACGGAATATCGCGCGAATGACTCGGGCAAAAGAAGTTATCAGTTACGGGAAAATTTCAGGAGCGGTCGGCACCTATGCGCATCTCCCAACGTTTATTGAAGAATATGTGTGTCGAGAACTCGGATTACAACCTGCAGAAGTAGCGAACCAAATCATCCAGCGTGACCGGCATGCGGAATATTTAACCATGCTAGCATTAACAGCTGCGCTGCTCGAAAAGATTGCACTTGAAATCCGCCATTTGCAGCGAACGGAAGTGCTTGAATGTGAGGAGCCGTTTGCGAAAGGACAGAAAGGCTCATCGGCGATGCCGCATAAACGGAATCCGGTCACCTGTGAACAGATTTGCGGGTTAGCGCGGTTAGTGAGAAGTAATGCACTTGCGGCAATAGAAAATATTGCGCTCTGGCACGAACGAGATATTTCGCATTCGTCAGTAGAACGCGTGATTATTCCTGATAGTACAACGTTAGTTCATTATATGCTGGTAAAAATGATTGACGTACTGACGAATTTAGTTGTGCATAAAGAGAATATCGCTGCGAATCTCAATTTAACCTATGGTGTTATTTTCAGTCAGCAGGTATTATTAGCGTTAACGAAAAAGGGCATCTCGCGTGAACAGGCATACCAACTGGTGCAAGAACATGCGATGAAAGCCTGGGGCGAAAAAATCGAGTTCAAATCGTTGCTACTCGCCGATGAACGAGTGAAACAATATTTGACTGCGGAAGAAATTTCCGCATGTTTCGATCTGTCGAAGTATACCCAAAATATCGATTATATCTATAAAAAAGCTGGAATAAACTAA